In the genome of Staphylococcus durrellii, one region contains:
- the aldA gene encoding aldehyde dehydrogenase gives MNKLFINGQFVKSNSTNQLAVINPVTEEIIDTVTLANEHDTKNAIKGAKEAQLKWEQVNIVKRAKIVQGLAEQLEKNKNDLAEIYVEEQGKPLYAAIGEIEKSIEYINYMSSLARKNNGEVLQSEVENETIILTKKPVGTTAGIIPWNAPIFVLIRKLIPALVTGCSIVIKPSEETPFGAFKIAEYIQETTIPNGLVQIITGTGSEVGNLLSQNEDIDLISITGSTGAGKSVMESAAHNVKGVNLELGGKAPAIVTKNADIEKAASYIVQARINNSGQVCTCPERIYVAKDIFDEFVTAVKNKMNHIQPGDPYDETTTMGPIINQKQLESINEKVQNAVREGATIELGGHIMNRQGFFYEPTILTNLSKDSIVMKEEIFGPVLPIVSFEDFEEVLDEANTSDYGLSSYIFTESLKEAMLASERLKFGEVYVNCEAEEAIVGYHAGWRQSGLGGADGVNGFDEYLNTTVTYIRYE, from the coding sequence ATGAATAAATTATTTATAAATGGTCAATTTGTAAAAAGCAATTCTACAAATCAATTAGCAGTCATTAATCCAGTTACAGAAGAAATCATTGATACAGTTACATTAGCAAACGAACATGATACTAAAAATGCAATTAAAGGTGCTAAAGAAGCACAGTTAAAATGGGAACAAGTAAATATTGTAAAAAGGGCAAAAATTGTTCAAGGCTTAGCTGAGCAATTAGAAAAAAATAAGAATGACTTAGCTGAAATTTACGTTGAAGAACAAGGTAAGCCACTGTATGCAGCCATAGGTGAAATAGAAAAATCTATTGAATATATTAACTATATGTCCAGTTTAGCTAGAAAAAATAACGGAGAAGTTTTACAAAGCGAAGTGGAAAACGAGACAATTATATTAACTAAAAAACCGGTAGGTACGACTGCTGGTATAATTCCTTGGAACGCACCTATTTTTGTACTAATAAGAAAATTAATTCCAGCTTTGGTTACAGGTTGCTCCATTGTTATTAAACCAAGTGAAGAAACACCATTTGGTGCATTTAAGATTGCTGAATATATCCAAGAAACAACAATACCTAATGGTTTAGTCCAAATCATAACAGGCACTGGATCAGAAGTAGGTAACTTATTATCACAAAATGAAGACATCGACCTAATCTCAATCACAGGAAGCACTGGTGCAGGCAAATCAGTTATGGAAAGCGCAGCACATAATGTAAAAGGCGTAAACTTAGAACTTGGTGGTAAAGCTCCTGCGATTGTTACAAAAAATGCTGATATTGAAAAAGCAGCTAGTTATATTGTACAAGCAAGAATTAATAATAGTGGGCAAGTGTGTACATGTCCTGAGCGTATCTATGTAGCTAAAGATATCTTTGATGAATTTGTAACAGCTGTTAAAAATAAAATGAATCATATCCAGCCTGGAGATCCATATGATGAAACAACAACAATGGGCCCTATTATAAATCAAAAACAACTAGAATCTATAAATGAAAAAGTACAAAATGCAGTCCGAGAAGGTGCCACAATAGAATTAGGCGGGCACATAATGAACAGACAAGGTTTCTTCTATGAACCAACAATTTTAACCAACCTTTCAAAAGATTCTATAGTTATGAAAGAAGAAATTTTTGGTCCTGTACTTCCTATCGTAAGTTTTGAAGACTTTGAAGAAGTATTAGATGAAGCAAATACTTCCGACTATGGACTTTCTTCTTATATATTTACAGAAAGTCTAAAAGAAGCCATGTTAGCCAGTGAAAGACTAAAATTTGGCGAAGTTTACGTTAACTGTGAAGCTGAAGAAGCTATTGTTGGCTATCATGCGGGCTGGCGTCAATCAGGACTTGGTGGTGCAGATGGCGTAAATGGTTTTGACGAATATTTAAATACAACTGTAACTTATATTCGTTATGAGTAA
- a CDS encoding SDR family oxidoreductase, with translation MNLLDFHKEIKGYTQDRQPGIEKDMKPKPVTELDDYAAGGKLKGKVALVTGGDSGIGRAVAVLFAKEGANVAIGYYDEHQDANNVVERVESFGVKAKAYSHDLKEVADSQQLIKDVIADFGQLNILVNNGGVQFLQDNFTDITPEQVKKTFETNIFGMMFLTQAAEPHLSNGDAIVNTTSVTAYRGSGHLIDYSATKGAIVSFTRSIATSLNNKGIRVNAVAPGPIYTPLIPSTFTADKVENQGAETPMGRRGQPAELAPVYVFLASNADSSYITGQVIHINGGDYITS, from the coding sequence ATGAATTTATTAGATTTTCATAAAGAAATTAAAGGATACACTCAAGATAGACAACCTGGTATTGAGAAAGATATGAAACCCAAACCTGTAACGGAATTAGATGACTATGCTGCCGGTGGCAAATTAAAAGGCAAAGTTGCTTTAGTTACAGGTGGCGATTCTGGTATTGGACGTGCCGTTGCAGTATTATTCGCTAAAGAAGGCGCTAACGTTGCCATTGGCTATTACGATGAACATCAAGATGCTAATAATGTTGTAGAACGCGTTGAATCATTTGGCGTAAAAGCAAAAGCATACTCCCATGATTTAAAAGAAGTAGCGGATTCACAACAATTAATTAAAGATGTTATAGCTGATTTCGGACAATTAAATATATTAGTAAATAATGGAGGCGTACAATTCCTACAAGATAACTTTACTGACATAACGCCTGAGCAAGTTAAAAAGACTTTCGAAACAAATATTTTCGGTATGATGTTTTTAACACAAGCTGCAGAACCACACCTTTCTAATGGAGATGCTATAGTCAACACTACGAGTGTCACAGCTTATCGTGGATCAGGACACTTAATTGACTATTCTGCTACAAAAGGAGCCATCGTTTCTTTCACTCGCTCAATCGCGACATCTTTAAATAATAAAGGTATTCGTGTAAATGCAGTCGCACCCGGTCCTATTTATACACCACTTATTCCGTCTACCTTTACCGCTGATAAAGTTGAAAATCAAGGTGCTGAAACACCGATGGGTCGCCGTGGCCAACCAGCTGAGCTAGCACCAGTATATGTGTTTTTAGCTAGCAATGCAGATAGTTCTTATATAACTGGCCAAGTAATTCATATTAATGGTGGCGATTATATTACTAGCTAA
- a CDS encoding SDR family oxidoreductase: protein MNNVKDKVVVITGASSGIGEETASLLSDNGAKLVLGARRVDRLEKIQQKIGNNVSIQKTDVTKPDEVNALIETAYNDFGRVDVLINNAGLMPQSFLEKNKQDEWNQMIDVNIKGVLYGIGAVLPYMREQKSGHIINLASVAGHVVFPGSAVYSGTKYAVRAITEGLRQEEASVGSNIRTTILSPGAIDTELTDHISDKEMKQGIDEVYKDAIKPDAIARAINYAINEPEESSVNEFIIRPSSQNL from the coding sequence ATGAATAATGTAAAAGATAAAGTAGTCGTTATAACTGGTGCGTCTAGTGGCATTGGCGAGGAAACAGCAAGTTTGCTATCTGACAATGGGGCAAAGCTTGTTTTAGGAGCAAGACGTGTAGATCGATTAGAAAAAATACAACAAAAAATAGGCAACAATGTAAGCATTCAAAAAACTGATGTAACGAAGCCAGATGAAGTAAATGCGTTAATTGAAACAGCGTATAATGATTTTGGACGTGTAGATGTTTTAATTAATAATGCTGGTCTTATGCCTCAATCTTTTTTAGAAAAGAATAAGCAAGATGAATGGAATCAAATGATTGATGTTAATATTAAAGGTGTACTATACGGCATCGGTGCAGTATTGCCTTATATGAGAGAACAAAAATCAGGGCACATTATTAATTTAGCTTCTGTAGCAGGACATGTTGTTTTTCCAGGTAGTGCTGTTTATAGTGGTACCAAATATGCAGTTAGAGCGATAACTGAAGGATTAAGACAAGAAGAAGCTTCGGTGGGTTCAAATATTAGAACAACAATCCTTTCTCCAGGCGCTATTGATACTGAGTTGACAGATCATATTAGCGATAAGGAAATGAAACAAGGTATAGATGAAGTATATAAAGATGCGATTAAACCAGATGCTATTGCAAGAGCTATTAATTATGCAATTAACGAACCCGAGGAATCATCTGTAAATGAATTTATAATTCGTCCTAGTAGTCAAAATCTATAA
- a CDS encoding AEC family transporter has protein sequence MITTVIDQCLILLLFLIVGFVCTRKIWIHKNHMSSLSNLLTNIVLPSAILSSFNVNVADYDLNFFVTIIFISLFLVAFPFFLSKLLVSFTHMEIALKKVWVGCCTYSNILFIGIPIIGTLYGEKGLFILVIYNTISNLFLFTLGIKLYKNNVNFKSIGLSLLSPALLASFLGILLLILDISLPKTLATALKELGNMTAPLSMIITGALFGLINIKKFIVSKNIYLFCFVRLIVIPGLVFVILNSFITDKLILGVIVLSAGMPAGATNTSLATIYSDKGPETSQYVVMSSILCIITLPILMYILTL, from the coding sequence ATGATAACAACAGTTATAGACCAATGTTTAATATTATTACTATTCCTAATTGTTGGTTTTGTATGCACTAGAAAGATTTGGATTCATAAAAATCATATGAGCAGTCTATCGAATTTATTAACGAATATTGTCTTACCTTCAGCTATATTATCTAGTTTTAATGTTAATGTAGCTGATTATGATTTAAACTTCTTTGTTACAATCATTTTTATCAGTTTATTCTTAGTAGCTTTCCCCTTTTTCCTTTCTAAGTTGCTTGTTTCCTTCACGCACATGGAAATAGCACTGAAAAAGGTATGGGTTGGCTGTTGTACGTATTCAAATATACTATTTATAGGGATACCTATCATTGGGACACTATACGGTGAAAAAGGCTTATTTATCCTAGTTATTTATAATACAATATCAAATTTATTTTTATTTACATTGGGTATTAAATTATATAAAAACAATGTCAACTTTAAATCTATTGGATTATCATTATTGAGTCCTGCGCTTTTAGCTTCTTTTCTAGGAATACTATTACTGATATTAGACATTTCACTTCCTAAGACATTAGCTACTGCACTAAAGGAATTAGGTAATATGACCGCACCTTTATCTATGATTATTACCGGTGCTTTATTTGGATTAATCAATATCAAGAAATTTATAGTCTCTAAAAATATCTATCTCTTTTGTTTTGTACGTCTTATCGTGATACCTGGGCTTGTATTTGTAATCTTAAATTCATTTATAACAGATAAATTGATTTTAGGCGTCATAGTTCTTTCAGCAGGTATGCCTGCTGGTGCTACCAATACATCTTTAGCAACTATATATTCTGATAAAGGGCCTGAAACTTCTCAATATGTCGTTATGTCTTCGATATTATGCATCATAACATTACCAATATTAATGTATATATTGACGTTGTAA
- a CDS encoding SDR family NAD(P)-dependent oxidoreductase: MKTIVIVGAGTGLGLSIAKKFGAEGFKVAAISRNAEKLKVIQKELSNLNIEAKTFIADIANLQSLKQSIQAIKVEFDSIDVIEFSPYAQEDKFTNVLETTPESVSEMLGTYLFPSIQLVNEVLPDMINKGSGSILFTTGVSTIFPLPFAGNAGIIGAGLRNYAENLYNEMEEKGIFIRHLSIGTVIEPGTKGDPDFIAEAWYNLYNKKEKFEETFPQGLKQSDMF; this comes from the coding sequence ATGAAAACAATTGTTATTGTAGGCGCAGGTACTGGTTTAGGACTATCTATAGCTAAGAAGTTTGGTGCTGAAGGGTTTAAAGTAGCAGCGATTTCTCGAAATGCCGAGAAATTAAAAGTTATTCAAAAAGAACTAAGTAACTTAAACATTGAAGCAAAGACTTTTATAGCTGATATTGCAAACTTGCAATCATTAAAACAATCTATCCAAGCAATTAAAGTTGAGTTTGATTCGATTGATGTCATAGAGTTTAGTCCTTACGCACAAGAAGATAAATTTACAAATGTATTAGAAACTACGCCGGAGAGTGTATCAGAAATGTTGGGGACTTATCTATTTCCATCAATTCAGTTAGTTAACGAAGTTTTACCAGATATGATTAATAAAGGAAGTGGATCAATTCTATTTACAACAGGCGTATCTACAATATTCCCTTTACCTTTTGCTGGAAATGCTGGAATTATAGGAGCTGGTTTGCGTAATTATGCTGAAAACCTCTACAATGAAATGGAAGAAAAAGGCATATTTATCAGACATCTTTCAATAGGAACGGTCATAGAACCAGGAACAAAGGGTGATCCAGATTTTATTGCAGAAGCCTGGTACAATTTATACAACAAAAAAGAAAAGTTTGAAGAAACATTTCCACAGGGGCTTAAACAATCTGATATGTTCTAA
- a CDS encoding winged helix-turn-helix transcriptional regulator, with protein MIEFKNQSFNCEKELALNIIGGKWKLMIVWELLREEPLRLNQIEKAIPNAHQRVLINQLKELEKDRLVTRTIHPVMPPKVDYKLTELGKSLQPLVEELYKWGIHLYNYEENEA; from the coding sequence TTGATAGAATTTAAAAACCAAAGTTTTAATTGTGAAAAGGAACTTGCATTAAATATTATTGGTGGAAAGTGGAAACTTATGATTGTATGGGAATTATTAAGAGAAGAACCGCTTCGCTTAAATCAAATTGAAAAAGCTATCCCCAACGCACATCAACGTGTGTTAATCAACCAACTAAAAGAATTGGAAAAGGATAGACTTGTTACACGTACCATTCACCCAGTTATGCCACCCAAAGTAGATTATAAACTCACTGAATTAGGAAAATCTTTACAACCATTGGTAGAAGAATTATATAAATGGGGAATACACTTGTATAATTATGAAGAAAACGAGGCATAA
- a CDS encoding poly-gamma-glutamate hydrolase family protein encodes MTDLQQDTEEGHDWKIHTYDESNSTIIVAPHGGGIEPGTTEIARNIADKSSSGFYSFSGIRPSNNSQLHVTSTNYDEPKAQEMVQQSRHTVTIHKTNNSANDVYIGGRDDQLKSNIKEALQNKGFSVTTASQNISGNSIHNIANQNKNNAGVQIELSNHFVQRFFESGNVNRTSRENSNNWTDTMDSFTSAVSNGLEK; translated from the coding sequence ATGACAGATTTACAACAAGATACTGAAGAAGGTCACGACTGGAAAATACATACATATGATGAAAGTAATTCTACAATTATTGTAGCGCCACATGGTGGTGGTATTGAACCTGGAACTACCGAAATCGCCCGTAACATTGCTGATAAAAGTTCATCTGGCTTTTATTCATTTTCAGGTATACGTCCTAGTAATAATAGCCAATTACACGTAACTTCAACCAATTATGATGAACCTAAAGCTCAAGAAATGGTACAACAATCTCGTCACACAGTAACAATACATAAAACAAATAATTCAGCTAATGACGTTTACATAGGTGGTAGAGATGATCAATTAAAAAGTAACATTAAAGAAGCTCTACAAAATAAAGGTTTTAGCGTTACTACAGCCAGTCAAAACATCTCAGGAAACAGCATACATAATATTGCAAACCAAAATAAAAATAACGCCGGTGTGCAAATAGAGTTATCTAATCATTTTGTTCAACGCTTTTTTGAAAGCGGTAACGTTAACCGTACTTCAAGAGAAAACTCAAATAATTGGACAGATACTATGGATTCATTCACAAGTGCTGTTAGCAATGGACTAGAAAAATAA
- a CDS encoding type I toxin-antitoxin system Fst family toxin: MSVHIIAPVVSDCAVAYFNNWLSSTPNNK, encoded by the coding sequence ATCTCCGTTCACATCATTGCGCCAGTCGTTAGCGACTGTGCAGTTGCATATTTTAATAACTGGCTTAGTAGTACACCTAATAATAAATAG
- a CDS encoding glycerol dehydrogenase produces MSRYIFQSPSRYIQGKGVINSLADEVDKLGDAPLIISDSFVWSLTNKDINESFKSSEISYKYEEFNGEASENEIARLSQIAKNNNINVIVGVGGGKTLDTAKAISDDLNSPVIIVPTTASTDAPTSALSVIYSDEGVFTGYRFYYKNPNVVLADSQIIVQAPVKLFAAGISDALATLVEVKATLNRRGKTMVDGKPTLASLAIAEKAEETIFKYGKSAYFAAAQGIVTPQVESIIEANTLLSGLGFENGGLAAAHAIHNGFTALSGDIHKLGHGEKVAYGTLVQMVLENRPYEEIKKYLDFYKFLEMPTNLNDMHLQDASFEDLIKVGELAKDPNDTFSNLSDEFTAEDVAQAILAVNELSEGKTE; encoded by the coding sequence ATGTCAAGATACATTTTTCAATCGCCAAGTAGATATATACAAGGAAAAGGAGTAATAAACAGTTTAGCTGATGAGGTTGATAAATTAGGTGACGCACCCTTGATTATTTCAGATAGTTTTGTTTGGTCACTAACAAATAAAGACATAAATGAGAGTTTTAAATCTAGCGAAATTAGTTACAAATACGAAGAATTTAATGGAGAAGCCTCTGAAAATGAAATAGCAAGACTTAGCCAAATAGCTAAAAACAATAACATAAATGTAATTGTGGGCGTTGGAGGAGGAAAGACATTAGATACGGCAAAAGCAATTTCTGATGATCTTAATTCTCCTGTTATTATTGTCCCAACAACTGCTTCTACAGATGCCCCTACAAGTGCTTTATCAGTTATTTATTCAGATGAAGGTGTTTTTACTGGTTATAGATTTTACTATAAAAACCCAAATGTAGTATTAGCAGATTCACAAATTATAGTCCAAGCACCAGTTAAATTGTTTGCAGCGGGCATAAGTGATGCTTTAGCTACTTTAGTAGAAGTTAAAGCAACTTTAAATCGTAGAGGAAAAACTATGGTAGATGGAAAACCAACACTAGCTTCTTTAGCCATTGCTGAAAAAGCAGAAGAAACTATATTTAAATATGGTAAAAGCGCCTATTTTGCTGCAGCACAAGGTATTGTAACACCTCAAGTGGAATCTATTATCGAAGCAAACACTTTACTTTCAGGTCTTGGTTTTGAAAATGGGGGCCTTGCTGCAGCTCACGCAATACACAATGGGTTTACAGCTTTATCAGGAGATATTCATAAACTTGGACACGGCGAAAAAGTGGCATATGGAACTCTGGTTCAAATGGTTTTAGAAAATAGACCTTATGAAGAGATTAAAAAATATCTTGATTTTTATAAATTCTTAGAAATGCCAACAAATTTAAATGATATGCATTTACAAGATGCTTCTTTTGAGGATTTAATAAAAGTAGGAGAATTAGCAAAAGATCCTAATGACACTTTCTCTAATTTAAGTGACGAATTTACTGCTGAAGACGTAGCGCAAGCTATACTAGCAGTGAATGAATTAAGTGAAGGCAAAACTGAATAA
- a CDS encoding CidA/LrgA family protein, with protein MHKALIILLQLILIIVITYIGNIIQKVLHIPIASSIVGLILFFLLLQFKIIPVRLVEDAASFLLSTMIFFFVPSVVGAMNIGSSINIKFVAFIIVIVVGTCCIALVSGYIAEKMIAKTDDGDENK; from the coding sequence ATACATAAAGCGCTGATAATTTTGTTACAACTCATACTCATCATTGTTATTACATATATAGGTAATATCATACAAAAGGTATTACATATTCCTATAGCGAGTAGTATCGTTGGATTAATTTTATTCTTTTTACTGTTACAATTTAAAATCATTCCTGTTCGTTTAGTTGAAGATGCAGCTAGTTTCTTACTTTCGACAATGATATTTTTCTTCGTACCTTCAGTCGTAGGGGCTATGAATATTGGCTCTAGTATAAATATAAAATTTGTGGCTTTCATAATTGTTATCGTTGTTGGTACTTGTTGTATCGCCCTAGTTTCTGGCTATATCGCAGAAAAGATGATTGCAAAAACTGATGATGGAGATGAAAATAAATGA
- a CDS encoding LrgB family protein, translating into MILLKTILMIILTIIVFFLSTKLQARFKNPLLNPALVTALVIIIVLLLFGQNYNDYMLGGKWINYLLSCSVVSLALPLYQHRHKIMKNAPVIFTSVFTAVVINFFIVFGALKLLGFSKITIITMLPRSITAAVGIQVSQQLGGNETLTVLFIMATGLLGSIIGEYLISIAKFKSSIARGLSYGNAAHGFGTAKALEYDFESGAYSSIGMILTAILSSIIIPLFILLLY; encoded by the coding sequence ATGATACTCTTGAAAACAATATTAATGATTATATTAACGATTATAGTTTTCTTTTTATCAACGAAACTACAAGCTCGTTTTAAAAATCCATTACTTAATCCAGCTTTAGTAACGGCTTTAGTAATCATTATTGTGCTACTATTATTTGGCCAAAATTATAATGACTATATGCTTGGCGGTAAATGGATAAACTATTTACTTAGTTGTTCTGTCGTAAGTTTAGCTTTACCACTATATCAACATCGTCATAAAATTATGAAAAACGCGCCGGTTATATTTACTAGTGTATTTACGGCTGTAGTCATTAACTTTTTTATCGTTTTTGGTGCATTAAAATTATTAGGTTTTTCTAAAATTACTATAATTACAATGTTGCCAAGATCCATAACTGCTGCCGTTGGTATTCAAGTTTCTCAACAACTTGGCGGTAATGAAACGTTAACTGTATTATTTATTATGGCTACTGGCTTATTAGGCAGCATCATCGGTGAATATTTAATAAGTATCGCTAAATTTAAATCTTCTATTGCTAGAGGATTATCATATGGAAACGCAGCTCACGGATTTGGCACAGCTAAAGCATTAGAATATGACTTTGAATCTGGAGCATATAGTTCAATTGGCATGATATTAACTGCTATTCTAAGTTCAATCATTATCCCTTTATTTATCTTATTGTTGTATTAA
- a CDS encoding TetR/AcrR family transcriptional regulator: MAEKVKNLRMTHTKQSLVNAFFSLVNKKDFEKITIADITKSARVNRATFYAHFEDKYDLIDYIMESFATVSIENYISDGMIFNQESISQLILAVHDFYQEPNIECRSSYAGIALPQMREKILTELNIVLAKSLKGVYADNEKEIFVPIFAQMIHEGALQLVDNNRAIENEALAKKIALFIIGRL, encoded by the coding sequence ATGGCAGAAAAAGTAAAAAATTTGAGAATGACACATACGAAACAATCATTAGTTAATGCCTTTTTTAGTTTGGTTAATAAAAAAGATTTTGAGAAAATAACAATAGCGGATATCACAAAAAGCGCTAGAGTAAACAGAGCTACGTTTTATGCGCACTTTGAAGATAAATATGATTTAATAGACTATATTATGGAAAGTTTTGCTACAGTTTCTATTGAGAACTATATTTCAGATGGTATGATTTTCAATCAAGAAAGTATAAGTCAACTCATTTTAGCAGTTCATGATTTTTATCAAGAACCTAATATTGAATGCCGAAGTAGCTATGCTGGTATAGCATTACCTCAAATGAGAGAAAAAATATTAACCGAGTTGAACATTGTTTTAGCAAAAAGTTTGAAAGGCGTTTACGCAGATAATGAAAAAGAAATATTTGTTCCTATTTTTGCACAAATGATTCATGAAGGTGCATTACAGTTAGTGGATAATAATAGAGCGATAGAGAATGAAGCATTAGCTAAGAAAATTGCATTATTTATAATTGGGAGACTTTAA